Proteins found in one Mangifera indica cultivar Alphonso chromosome 15, CATAS_Mindica_2.1, whole genome shotgun sequence genomic segment:
- the LOC123197455 gene encoding uncharacterized protein At1g66480 — protein sequence MGNTVGGGKKAKVMKVDGETFKLKTPIQVSDVVKDYPGHVLLDSETVKVYGVRAKPLEPQQILQAKKVYFLVELPKFMPEERNKVPTRRVQSGIHMSAKDRLELLMLSRRAVSDLSSVKPSTSGGSDGTAAEVNDGRMRVKMRLPKSQVVKLMDESKDDAEAAEKLVDLYVGKAGGAPPPAAEWKPRLGSVRENHQAREKHVSFFPTEESHLDSYPWT from the coding sequence ATGGGGAATACCGTAGGAGGAGGAAAGAAGGCGAAGGTGATGAAAGTTGATGGAGAAACCTTCAAGTTGAAGACTCCAATTCAAGTTTCTGACGTCGTTAAAGACTACCCGGGTCACGTTTTGTTAGATTCAGAAACTGTTAAGGTCTATGGCGTTCGGGCGAAGCCATTGGAGCCTCAACAGATTTTGCAGGCCAAGAAGGTTTATTTCTTGGTGGAGCTTCCTAAGTTTATGCCTGAGGAAAGAAATAAAGTGCCCACCAGAAGGGTTCAGTCGGGTATTCACATGAGCGCCAAGGACCGGCTAGAGTTGCTGATGCTATCGAGGAGGGCTGTTTCTGATCTTTCCAGCGTTAAACCGTCGACAAGCGGTGGGTCCGATGGGACAGCGGCGGAAGTTAATGATGGCCGGATGAGGGTGAAAATGAGGCTGCCTAAATCTCAAGTGGTGAAACTGATGGATGAGAGTAAGGATGATGCAGAGGCGGCTGAGAAACTTGTCGATCTTTATGTTGGAAAAGCCGGTGGCGCGCCGCCACCCGCAGCGGAGTGGAAACCAAGACTTGGCAGCGTTAGGGAGAATCATCAGGCACGTGAG
- the LOC123198154 gene encoding ubiquitin recognition factor in ER-associated degradation protein 1-like — protein sequence MPQSALHRLAYTNVNYPLEFELTDLCSSKITHCGVLEFTSEEGFVYIPTWMMEVMKIEEYDTINLKNVSLMKAEHTKLQPHIQDFLELSDPKAVLETSLRNFSCLTTGATNMIEHNKKKLYIDILETKPSPAVCMIDTDCEVDFAPPLDYKEPEKRMKKVFEPSKVPVKPILEEEEKFKAVIPSTISDKTSRLVQKEELLAVEGKSMYSEGPKQGKAAGKLVFGSRFQKEKAEASVKEEIKQEETVRSSEKFQSFTGKSYRLTR from the coding sequence ATGCCTCAATCTGCCCTTCATCGACTTGCATACACAAATGTCAATTACCCTCTAGAATTTGAGTTAACTGATCTTTGTTCTAGTAAAATTACTCACTGTGGAGTTCTGGAGTTCACCTCGGAGGAGGGTTTTGTATATATCCCTACTTGGATGATGGAGGTTATGAAGATTGAagaatatgatacaataaaccTCAAGAATGTAAGTTTGATGAAAGCAGAGCACACGAAGTTGCAGCCACACATTCAAGATTTCTTGGAGCTCTCTGATCCAAAAGCTGTTCTCGAAACAAGTCTGAGAAACTTTTCTTGTTTAACCACTGGAGCTACCAACATGATCGAGCACAACAAGAAGAAGCTTTATATTGATATACTGGAAACGAAACCTTCTCCTGCTGTATGCATGATTGACACAGACTGTGAGGTTGATTTTGCGCCACCTTTGGACTATAAAGAGCCTGAAAAACGAATGAAGAAGGTGTTTGAGCCTTCCAAAGTTCCAGTTAAGCCAATTcttgaggaagaagaaaagtttAAGGCTGTTATACCATCTACTATTAGTGATAAAACGAGTCGCTTGGTGCAAAAAGAGGAGTTGCTTGCGGTAGAAGGCAAAAGTATGTACTCGGAGGGGCCTAAGCAAGGTAAAGCTGCAGGAAAACTTGTGTTTGGTTCCAGGTTTCAGAAAGAAAAAGCAGAAGCGTCTGTGAAAGAGGaaatcaaacaagaagaaaCAGTCAGGAGTTCAGAGAAGTTTCAATCATTTACCGGGAAAAGTTACAGGCTGACACGCTGA
- the LOC123198180 gene encoding pyridoxal kinase-like isoform X3 has translation MPSTQQFLLSGRLRFCIFPEKHVYRWRSLRKFGMAPPILSLVLPSETGRVLSIQSHTVQGYVGNKSAVFPLQLLGYDVDPVNSVQFSNHTGYPTFKGQVLNGQQLWELVEGLEANDLLYYTHLLTGYIGSVSFLNTILKVVERLRSVNPKLIYVCDPVMGDEGKLYVPPELVLVYREKVVPVASMLTPNQFEAEHLTGLRIVSETDGREACKILHAAGPPKVVITSINIDGNLLLIGSHQKEKGQSPEQFKILMPKIPAYFTGTGDLMTALLLGWKIS, from the exons ATGCCGTCTACGCAACAGTTTCTACTCAGTGGCCGTCTTCGTTTCTGCATTTTCCCAGAAAAGCACGTTTACcg GTGGAGAAGCTTGAGAAAGTTTGGAATGGCGCCTCCGATTCTCTCGCTGGTTTTGCCTTCAGAGACTGGTCGAGTTTTGAGCATTCAGTCACACACTGTTCAG GGATATGTTGGAAATAAATCAGCTGTATTTCCTCTCCAACTACTAGGCTATGATGTGGATCCAGTCAATTCTGTACAATTTTCAAACCACACAG GATACCCAACTTTCAAAGGCCAAGTTTTAAATGGACAGCAACTATGGGAATTAGTAGAAGGCCTTGAGGCAAATGACTTATTATACTACACTCATTTGTTAACAG GGTATATAGGTTCAGTATCCTTTTTAAACACCATATTGAAAGTTGTTGAGAGGCTGCGTTCTGTAAATCCAAAACTTATATACG TTTGTGATCCAGTGATGGGTGATGAAGGGAAGCTTTATGTACCTCCGGAGCTGGTATTAGTATATCGTGAGAAG GTTGTTCCAGTGGCTTCAATGTTGACTCCTAACCAGTTTGAAGCGGAGCATTTGACTGGGTTGAG AATTGTTTCCGAAACAGATGGCAGGGAAGCGTGTAAGATTCTTCATGCTGCTGGACCTCCaaag GTTGTGATTACAAGCATTAATATAGATGGCAATCTTCTTCTCATTGGCAGCCACCAGAAGGAAAAG GGCCAGTCTCCTGAGCAATTCAAGATTTTGATGCCCAAAATTCCTGCTTatttcaca GGGACAGGGGATCTAATGACTGCTCTCCTACTTGGATGGA AAATATCCTGA
- the LOC123198180 gene encoding pyridoxal kinase-like isoform X1 has translation MPSTQQFLLSGRLRFCIFPEKHVYRWRSLRKFGMAPPILSLVLPSETGRVLSIQSHTVQGYVGNKSAVFPLQLLGYDVDPVNSVQFSNHTGYPTFKGQVLNGQQLWELVEGLEANDLLYYTHLLTGYIGSVSFLNTILKVVERLRSVNPKLIYVCDPVMGDEGKLYVPPELVLVYREKVVPVASMLTPNQFEAEHLTGLRIVSETDGREACKILHAAGPPKVVITSINIDGNLLLIGSHQKEKGQSPEQFKILMPKIPAYFTGTGDLMTALLLGWSNKYPDNLGQAAELAVSSLQAVLRRTVNDYLSAGFDPETSSLEIRLIQSQDDIRNPQVKFKAEKYN, from the exons ATGCCGTCTACGCAACAGTTTCTACTCAGTGGCCGTCTTCGTTTCTGCATTTTCCCAGAAAAGCACGTTTACcg GTGGAGAAGCTTGAGAAAGTTTGGAATGGCGCCTCCGATTCTCTCGCTGGTTTTGCCTTCAGAGACTGGTCGAGTTTTGAGCATTCAGTCACACACTGTTCAG GGATATGTTGGAAATAAATCAGCTGTATTTCCTCTCCAACTACTAGGCTATGATGTGGATCCAGTCAATTCTGTACAATTTTCAAACCACACAG GATACCCAACTTTCAAAGGCCAAGTTTTAAATGGACAGCAACTATGGGAATTAGTAGAAGGCCTTGAGGCAAATGACTTATTATACTACACTCATTTGTTAACAG GGTATATAGGTTCAGTATCCTTTTTAAACACCATATTGAAAGTTGTTGAGAGGCTGCGTTCTGTAAATCCAAAACTTATATACG TTTGTGATCCAGTGATGGGTGATGAAGGGAAGCTTTATGTACCTCCGGAGCTGGTATTAGTATATCGTGAGAAG GTTGTTCCAGTGGCTTCAATGTTGACTCCTAACCAGTTTGAAGCGGAGCATTTGACTGGGTTGAG AATTGTTTCCGAAACAGATGGCAGGGAAGCGTGTAAGATTCTTCATGCTGCTGGACCTCCaaag GTTGTGATTACAAGCATTAATATAGATGGCAATCTTCTTCTCATTGGCAGCCACCAGAAGGAAAAG GGCCAGTCTCCTGAGCAATTCAAGATTTTGATGCCCAAAATTCCTGCTTatttcaca GGGACAGGGGATCTAATGACTGCTCTCCTACTTGGATGGAGTAAT AAATATCCTGATAACCTCGGCCAGGCAGCAGAGCTTGCGGTATCAAGCTTGCAG GCAGTACTCCGAAGGACAGTGAATGACTATTTAAGTGCAGGATTTGATCCCGAAACAAGTAGTTTGGAGATCCGATTAATTCAGAGCCAGGATGACATTCGCAATCCGCAAGTGAAATTTAAAGCTGAAAAATACAACTGA
- the LOC123198180 gene encoding pyridoxal kinase-like isoform X2 translates to MPSTQQFLLSGRLRFCIFPEKHVYRWRSLRKFGMAPPILSLVLPSETGRVLSIQSHTVQGYVGNKSAVFPLQLLGYDVDPVNSVQFSNHTGYPTFKGQVLNGQQLWELVEGLEANDLLYYTHLLTGYIGSVSFLNTILKVVERLRSVNPKLIYVCDPVMGDEGKLYVPPELVLVYREKVVPVASMLTPNQFEAEHLTGLRIVSETDGREACKILHAAGPPKVVITSINIDGNLLLIGSHQKEKGQSPEQFKILMPKIPAYFTGTGDLMTALLLGWSNKYPDNLGQAAELAVSSLQAVLRRTVNDYLSAGFDPETSSLEIRLIQSQDDIRNPQVKFKAEKYN, encoded by the exons ATGCCGTCTACGCAACAGTTTCTACTCAGTGGCCGTCTTCGTTTCTGCATTTTCCCAGAAAAGCACGTTTACcg GTGGAGAAGCTTGAGAAAGTTTGGAATGGCGCCTCCGATTCTCTCGCTGGTTTTGCCTTCAGAGACTGGTCGAGTTTTGAGCATTCAGTCACACACTGTTCAG GGATATGTTGGAAATAAATCAGCTGTATTTCCTCTCCAACTACTAGGCTATGATGTGGATCCAGTCAATTCTGTACAATTTTCAAACCACACAG GATACCCAACTTTCAAAGGCCAAGTTTTAAATGGACAGCAACTATGGGAATTAGTAGAAGGCCTTGAGGCAAATGACTTATTATACTACACTCATTTGTTAACAG GGTATATAGGTTCAGTATCCTTTTTAAACACCATATTGAAAGTTGTTGAGAGGCTGCGTTCTGTAAATCCAAAACTTATATACG TTTGTGATCCAGTGATGGGTGATGAAGGGAAGCTTTATGTACCTCCGGAGCTGGTATTAGTATATCGTGAGAAG GTTGTTCCAGTGGCTTCAATGTTGACTCCTAACCAGTTTGAAGCGGAGCATTTGACTGGGTTGAG AATTGTTTCCGAAACAGATGGCAGGGAAGCGTGTAAGATTCTTCATGCTGCTGGACCTCCaaag GTTGTGATTACAAGCATTAATATAGATGGCAATCTTCTTCTCATTGGCAGCCACCAGAAGGAAAAG GGCCAGTCTCCTGAGCAATTCAAGATTTTGATGCCCAAAATTCCTGCTTatttcaca GGGACAGGGGATCTAATGACTGCTCTCCTACTTGGATGGAGTAAT AAATATCCTGATAACCTCGGCCAGGCAGCAGAGCTTGCGGTATCAAGCT TGCAGGCAGTACTCCGAAGGACAGTGAATGACTATTTAAGTGCAGGATTTGATCCCGAAACAAGTAGTTTGGAGATCCGATTAATTCAGAGCCAGGATGACATTCGCAATCCGCAAGTGAAATTTAAAGCTGAAAAATACAACTGA